Proteins encoded within one genomic window of Mycolicibacterium monacense:
- a CDS encoding response regulator, which produces MPARILLADDHALVRSGLRLIIDAEPDLQVVAEAADGHEALEALERTPTDLAILDIAMPRMTGLQAAREISRMHPHVRILILSMHDNEQYFFEALKAGASGYVLKSVADRDLLAACRATLRGEPFLYAGAVTALIRDYLHRARSGDELPDTILTPREEEVLKLVAEGYSTREIAATLSISAKTVDRHRANILAKLGLRDRLALTRYAIRAGLIEP; this is translated from the coding sequence ATGCCGGCGCGGATCCTGCTCGCCGACGACCACGCGCTGGTGCGCAGCGGGTTGCGGCTGATCATCGACGCCGAACCCGACCTGCAGGTGGTCGCCGAGGCGGCCGACGGGCACGAGGCGCTCGAAGCGCTCGAGCGGACCCCCACCGATCTGGCGATCCTCGACATCGCGATGCCACGGATGACGGGTCTGCAGGCCGCCCGCGAGATCAGCCGCATGCATCCGCACGTGCGGATCCTGATCCTGTCTATGCACGACAACGAGCAGTACTTCTTCGAGGCGCTCAAGGCCGGGGCGTCGGGCTACGTGCTCAAATCTGTCGCCGACCGCGATCTGCTCGCGGCGTGCCGCGCGACGCTGCGCGGTGAACCGTTCCTGTACGCAGGTGCGGTGACGGCGCTGATCCGCGACTATCTGCACCGCGCCCGCAGCGGCGACGAACTGCCCGACACCATCCTCACCCCGCGGGAGGAGGAGGTGCTCAAGCTGGTCGCCGAGGGCTACTCGACGCGGGAGATCGCGGCGACGCTGAGCATCAGCGCCAAGACCGTCGACCGGCACCGGGCGAACATCCTCGCCAAGCTGGGTCTGCGGGATCGGTTGGCGCTCACCCGATACGCCATCCGGGCGGGACTGATCGAGCCGTGA
- a CDS encoding sensor histidine kinase: protein MNRARTPAAALFRRVFLINGLIFTLGTLVLAVSPASVSSRIRLTEIPVLVVGLAVILSANALLLRSSLAPLDRLTASMRRVDPPRRSDRVDDRGSGDLHHLIESFNAMLDRLETERTTASASALAAQENERQRIARELHDEIGQTLTVALLTLKRAVDRAPAEIRGELEETQETVRASLDEVRGIARRLRPDALEDLGLQSALNALCNEFAQATGLPVVKHIALPAARLAPDVELVCYRIAQESLTNVARHADARKVWVDLHVADDQVTLRIADDGAGGAGDAGEGAGISGMRERALLVNATLTIASPPGEGTEVRLTIPYRDGSR from the coding sequence ATGAATCGGGCGCGCACCCCCGCGGCCGCACTGTTTCGCCGGGTCTTCTTGATCAACGGCCTCATCTTCACGCTCGGCACACTCGTCCTCGCCGTGTCACCGGCCTCGGTGTCGTCACGCATCCGGCTCACCGAGATCCCGGTCCTGGTCGTCGGTTTGGCGGTCATTCTGAGCGCCAACGCGTTGCTGCTGCGGTCCAGCCTGGCCCCGCTCGATCGGCTGACCGCGTCCATGCGACGGGTCGACCCGCCGCGGCGCAGTGACCGTGTCGACGATCGGGGCAGCGGTGATCTGCACCATCTGATCGAATCGTTCAACGCGATGCTCGACCGGTTGGAGACCGAGCGGACCACGGCCAGCGCATCGGCGCTCGCCGCGCAGGAGAACGAACGGCAGCGCATCGCGCGCGAACTGCACGACGAGATCGGGCAGACGTTGACCGTCGCCCTGCTCACGCTCAAACGTGCCGTGGACCGCGCGCCGGCGGAGATCCGCGGCGAGTTGGAGGAGACCCAGGAGACGGTGCGGGCCAGCCTCGATGAGGTGCGCGGCATCGCCCGCCGGCTGCGACCGGACGCGCTCGAGGATCTGGGACTGCAGAGCGCGCTCAATGCGCTATGCAATGAATTCGCCCAGGCGACCGGGCTTCCGGTCGTCAAACACATCGCCTTGCCTGCCGCGCGGCTGGCTCCCGACGTCGAGCTGGTCTGCTACCGCATCGCCCAGGAGTCGCTCACCAACGTCGCGCGCCACGCCGACGCCCGCAAGGTCTGGGTCGACCTGCACGTCGCCGACGATCAGGTGACGTTGCGGATCGCCGACGACGGGGCGGGCGGTGCGGGTGACGCGGGGGAGGGCGCCGGCATCAGCGGTATGCGGGAGCGGGCGCTGTTGGTCAACGCGACGCTGACGATCGCGTCTCCACCGGGTGAGGGCACCGAGGTTCGGTTGACCATCCCGTACCGCGACGGGAGCCGGTGA
- a CDS encoding CBS domain-containing protein — protein sequence MQAHEIAVSPPTVRMDDPVSKAVQLMVVNRLPGLVVVDDADHPIAVLPGTQVLRLTIPETYRDDPALVRTVDEIHADLFWHGPGRLTVGDCLPSPVAKPATVAPDATLLEVATVMATKRSPLIAIVDGAGRLTGAVTLERLLTSLAVAGPGD from the coding sequence ATGCAAGCACACGAGATCGCGGTCTCGCCCCCGACCGTCCGCATGGACGATCCGGTGTCCAAGGCGGTGCAGCTCATGGTCGTCAACCGGCTGCCCGGGCTCGTCGTCGTCGACGACGCGGACCACCCGATCGCCGTCCTGCCCGGCACGCAGGTCCTCCGCCTGACCATCCCCGAGACCTACCGCGACGATCCGGCCCTGGTCCGCACCGTCGACGAGATCCACGCCGACCTGTTCTGGCACGGCCCCGGGCGGCTCACCGTCGGCGACTGCCTGCCGTCACCCGTCGCGAAACCCGCGACGGTGGCGCCCGACGCCACCCTGCTCGAGGTCGCGACCGTGATGGCGACCAAGCGGAGTCCGTTGATCGCGATCGTTGACGGCGCTGGGCGATTGACCGGTGCGGTGACCCTCGAACGGCTGCTGACCAGTCTGGCCGTCGCCGGCCCGGGCGACTGA
- a CDS encoding ArsB/NhaD family transporter — protein MSAAPAVSFSPAPVLALAIFVVAFWFIATERADKVKTVLVAAGLMALLGLIPGEQVFYSEHAGIDWNVIFLLLGMMVIVGVVKQTGLFDFLAIWAAKRSQGKPFRLMVMLMLITAFASPVLDNVTIILLIAPVTLVICDRLRIAPQPYLIAEVLASNIGGAATLIGDPPNIIIGSRAGLTFNDFLVHMAPIVLIIFALFVVFTRVLFRKDLRTDDIHLDEVMALQERRAIKDTRLLVRSLVVLNLVIVGFALHSVLHVAPSVVALLGAGAMLLVTDMDVGEVLPEVEWPTLVFFMGLFVMVAGLTHTGVIGALGSVAQSAFGDNWFAAATALLFGSSIVGAFVDNIPYTATMTPVVGSMVAETPDPGTGQALWWAFALGACFSGNGTAIAASANVVAIGIAARAGHPISFWRFTRYGIVVTLLSTTLAWGYVWLRYF, from the coding sequence GTGTCAGCAGCTCCGGCCGTGTCGTTCTCGCCGGCTCCGGTGCTCGCACTGGCGATCTTCGTCGTCGCGTTCTGGTTCATCGCCACCGAGCGGGCCGACAAGGTCAAGACCGTCCTCGTCGCCGCCGGGCTGATGGCCCTGCTCGGCCTGATCCCCGGCGAGCAGGTCTTCTACTCCGAGCATGCGGGCATCGACTGGAACGTCATCTTCCTGCTGCTCGGGATGATGGTCATCGTCGGCGTCGTGAAGCAGACCGGACTGTTCGACTTCCTGGCGATTTGGGCGGCGAAACGCTCGCAGGGCAAACCCTTCCGGCTGATGGTCATGCTGATGCTGATCACCGCGTTCGCCTCACCGGTGCTCGACAACGTCACGATCATCCTGCTGATCGCCCCGGTTACGCTGGTCATCTGCGACCGGTTGCGGATCGCCCCGCAGCCCTACTTGATCGCCGAGGTCCTGGCGTCCAACATCGGCGGCGCGGCCACCCTGATCGGCGATCCGCCCAACATCATCATCGGCAGCCGCGCCGGCCTGACGTTCAACGACTTCCTCGTCCACATGGCGCCGATCGTGCTGATCATCTTCGCCCTGTTCGTGGTGTTCACCCGGGTGCTGTTCCGAAAGGATCTGCGTACGGACGACATCCACCTCGATGAGGTGATGGCGCTTCAGGAACGCCGGGCGATCAAGGACACCAGGCTGCTGGTCCGCTCGCTGGTGGTGCTCAACCTCGTCATCGTCGGATTCGCCCTGCACTCCGTGCTGCATGTGGCGCCGTCGGTGGTGGCGCTGCTCGGGGCCGGGGCCATGCTGCTGGTCACCGACATGGACGTGGGCGAGGTGCTGCCCGAGGTGGAGTGGCCGACGCTGGTGTTCTTCATGGGCCTGTTCGTGATGGTGGCCGGCCTGACGCACACCGGTGTGATCGGCGCGCTCGGTTCGGTCGCCCAGTCCGCCTTCGGCGACAACTGGTTCGCTGCCGCCACGGCGCTGCTGTTCGGGTCGTCGATCGTCGGCGCGTTCGTCGACAACATCCCCTACACCGCGACGATGACGCCGGTGGTCGGGTCGATGGTCGCCGAGACGCCGGACCCGGGCACCGGTCAGGCGCTGTGGTGGGCGTTCGCACTGGGCGCCTGCTTCAGCGGCAACGGCACCGCGATCGCCGCCAGCGCCAACGTGGTGGCGATCGGTATCGCCGCGCGGGCCGGCCACCCCATCAGCTTCTGGCGGTTCACCCGGTACGGGATCGTGGTGACCCTGCTCAGCACTACGCTGGCCTGGGGCTATGTGTGGCTGAGGTACTTCTGA
- a CDS encoding Na+/H+ antiporter subunit A — translation MLAILCAHAVATALAPLLVARWGRVAFYPLALVPLISLVWVVLNWPPPGGAQTVDLVWLPELSMDITLRFDTLAAIMSVLVLGIGALVLFYCATYFHHRDGHTEKRLPSFAAEMVAFAGSMFGLVISDNMLILYVFWETTTVLSFLLVGHYAERATSRRAATQALLVTTFGGLAMLVGIIILGNLSGTYLLSELVAAPPSGVAAAVGVALILVGALSKSAIVPLHFWLPGAMAAPTPVSAYLHAAAMVKAGVFLVARMTPGFADSPVWRPMIITLGLATMLLAGWRAVREYDLKLILAFGTVSQLGLITIMVGTGGRDMMLAGLAMLVAHAMFKASLFMVVGVIDHTTGTRDIRRLAWLGDRHKPLLIIAVGAVASMAALPPFLGFVAKEADFETVLHSAALGPFAPWVLAGIAVGSVFTTIYSLRFLWGAFSRKGLHEPSLRVREMHRPSVAFLTAPAVLAAAGLLAGLWPAPLDAVLDDYADTVPGGSDYELALWHGLNLPLLLSAVVIATGFAAFFERSKLRRARVAYLPFGNADHVYDALIRGLDIVSVRLTAITQRGSIPATQSVILCTLVVVPAAALALGVRDRPEFALWDSPWQVVVGLLMLAAAVGAAVMRNRLAAVLLIGVSGYGCGAIFAMHGAPDLALTQFLVETLVLVIFVLVLRTLPAEAEKAHIRHKRLPRALLSLAVGATVTSLAVYAMAARTGVGIAELIPDAAYYRGQGANAVNVLLVDIRAWDTMGEISVLLVAATGVASLVFRNRRFGTAPRVSDAGQPDIGRIGNFATSPAVGEITWLRGSELRDPRHRSLVLEVATRVIFPLIMVLSAYFFFAGHNTPGGGFAGGLTAGLALVLRYLAGGRYELGETLPLDAGKILGVGLALSAGTAVTSLFLGAPVLSSAVIEFDLPVLGTVKLVTALFFDLGVYLIVVGLVLDVLRSLGAQVDVEMSQPNPGSGGSAAKVGAR, via the coding sequence ATGCTGGCCATCCTCTGTGCCCATGCGGTCGCGACCGCGTTGGCGCCGCTTCTGGTGGCCAGATGGGGGCGGGTCGCCTTCTACCCGCTGGCGCTCGTCCCGCTGATCTCCCTGGTCTGGGTCGTACTCAACTGGCCGCCACCCGGAGGCGCGCAGACCGTCGACCTGGTCTGGCTGCCCGAACTCTCGATGGACATCACGCTGCGTTTCGACACGCTGGCAGCCATCATGAGCGTTCTCGTCCTCGGTATCGGCGCGCTCGTCCTGTTCTACTGCGCGACCTACTTCCACCACCGCGACGGGCACACCGAGAAGCGGCTGCCCAGCTTCGCCGCCGAGATGGTCGCGTTCGCCGGCTCGATGTTCGGCCTCGTCATCAGCGACAACATGCTGATTCTGTACGTGTTTTGGGAAACCACGACGGTGCTGTCGTTCCTGCTGGTCGGCCACTACGCAGAACGCGCGACGAGCCGCCGGGCCGCGACCCAGGCTTTGCTCGTCACCACCTTCGGCGGGCTGGCAATGCTGGTCGGCATCATCATCCTGGGCAACCTGTCGGGCACCTATCTGCTCTCGGAGCTGGTCGCCGCACCGCCGTCCGGGGTGGCCGCCGCCGTCGGGGTGGCACTCATCCTCGTCGGCGCGCTGTCCAAATCGGCGATCGTCCCGCTGCACTTCTGGCTGCCGGGCGCGATGGCCGCACCCACCCCCGTCAGCGCCTACCTTCACGCCGCGGCCATGGTGAAGGCCGGCGTGTTCCTGGTGGCCCGGATGACACCGGGGTTCGCCGACTCCCCGGTGTGGCGGCCGATGATCATCACCCTCGGCCTGGCGACCATGCTGCTGGCCGGCTGGCGGGCGGTGCGCGAGTACGACCTCAAACTGATTCTGGCCTTCGGCACCGTCAGTCAGCTCGGGTTGATCACGATCATGGTGGGCACCGGCGGACGCGACATGATGCTCGCCGGGCTGGCCATGCTGGTCGCCCACGCGATGTTCAAGGCATCGCTGTTCATGGTGGTCGGCGTGATCGACCACACGACCGGCACCCGCGACATCCGCCGGCTCGCCTGGCTGGGCGACCGCCACAAACCGTTGCTGATCATCGCCGTCGGCGCCGTGGCGAGCATGGCGGCACTCCCGCCGTTCCTCGGATTCGTCGCCAAGGAGGCCGACTTCGAGACGGTGCTGCACAGCGCCGCGCTGGGTCCGTTCGCCCCGTGGGTATTGGCCGGGATCGCCGTCGGCTCGGTGTTCACCACCATCTACAGCCTGCGTTTCCTGTGGGGTGCGTTCAGCCGGAAGGGTTTACACGAGCCGAGCCTGCGCGTCCGGGAGATGCACCGGCCCTCGGTGGCGTTCCTCACCGCACCGGCCGTCCTCGCCGCCGCAGGCCTGCTGGCGGGGCTGTGGCCCGCACCGCTGGACGCCGTCCTCGACGACTACGCCGACACCGTCCCGGGCGGTTCGGACTACGAGCTGGCCCTGTGGCACGGGCTGAACCTGCCGCTGCTGCTGTCGGCGGTGGTCATCGCGACCGGGTTCGCCGCGTTCTTCGAGCGGTCCAAGCTGCGCCGGGCCCGGGTCGCCTACCTTCCGTTCGGCAACGCCGACCACGTCTACGACGCCCTTATCCGCGGCCTCGACATCGTGTCCGTCCGGCTCACCGCGATCACCCAGCGCGGGTCCATTCCGGCCACCCAGTCGGTCATCCTCTGCACCCTCGTCGTCGTCCCCGCGGCCGCTCTCGCCCTCGGGGTGCGTGACCGGCCCGAATTCGCGCTGTGGGATTCGCCGTGGCAGGTCGTGGTCGGGTTGCTGATGCTCGCCGCCGCGGTGGGCGCCGCGGTGATGCGCAACCGTCTGGCCGCCGTCCTGTTGATCGGCGTGAGCGGTTACGGCTGCGGCGCGATCTTCGCGATGCACGGTGCGCCCGATCTGGCGCTGACCCAGTTCCTGGTCGAGACGCTGGTGCTGGTCATCTTCGTGCTGGTGCTGCGCACGCTGCCCGCGGAGGCCGAGAAGGCCCACATCAGGCACAAACGCCTGCCGCGTGCGCTGCTCTCACTGGCGGTGGGCGCGACGGTGACGTCGCTCGCGGTGTACGCGATGGCGGCGCGCACGGGTGTCGGCATCGCCGAGCTGATCCCCGACGCGGCCTACTACCGCGGCCAGGGCGCCAACGCGGTGAACGTGCTGCTGGTCGACATCCGCGCCTGGGACACCATGGGCGAGATCTCGGTGCTGCTCGTCGCGGCCACCGGCGTCGCGTCCCTGGTGTTCCGCAACCGCCGCTTCGGCACCGCGCCGCGGGTGTCGGACGCCGGCCAGCCCGACATCGGACGGATCGGCAACTTCGCCACCAGCCCGGCCGTCGGTGAGATCACCTGGCTGCGCGGCAGCGAACTGCGCGATCCGCGGCACCGCTCGCTGGTGCTGGAGGTCGCGACGCGGGTCATCTTCCCGCTCATCATGGTGCTCTCGGCGTACTTCTTCTTCGCCGGACACAACACGCCCGGCGGCGGCTTCGCCGGCGGTCTGACGGCGGGTCTGGCCCTGGTGCTGCGCTATCTCGCCGGCGGCCGTTACGAACTCGGGGAGACACTGCCCCTGGATGCGGGCAAGATCCTCGGCGTCGGCCTGGCCTTGTCCGCGGGCACCGCGGTGACCTCACTGTTCCTGGGTGCGCCCGTATTGTCCTCGGCGGTCATCGAATTCGACCTGCCGGTACTCGGAACGGTCAAGTTGGTGACCGCGCTGTTCTTCGATCTAGGGGTGTATCTGATCGTCGTCGGACTGGTCCTCGATGTACTGCGCAGCCTGGGCGCTCAGGTCGACGTGGAGATGTCCCAACCGAACCCCGGTTCGGGCGGGTCCGCGGCGAAGGTCGGTGCGCGGTGA
- a CDS encoding Na(+)/H(+) antiporter subunit C, with the protein MTTFLVPLILIGGLTSVGVYLLLERNLTRMLLGLLLIGNAINLLILTVAGPSGNPPVRGRTKAGETTTADPLAQGMILTAIVISMGIAAFVLALTYRSYRLTTAEDVGNDPEDTRVSSMAAKEAAALDEDRPPEPDLAIDTDLPDELDALPGREGSR; encoded by the coding sequence GTGACCACCTTCCTCGTTCCCCTGATCCTGATCGGCGGCCTCACCAGCGTGGGGGTCTACCTGCTGCTCGAGCGCAACCTCACCCGAATGTTGTTGGGGCTGTTGCTGATCGGTAATGCCATCAATCTGCTCATCCTCACGGTGGCCGGACCGTCCGGCAATCCGCCGGTGCGGGGGCGCACCAAGGCCGGGGAGACCACCACGGCGGATCCGTTGGCGCAGGGCATGATCCTCACCGCGATCGTCATCAGCATGGGCATCGCGGCGTTCGTCCTGGCGCTCACCTACCGGTCCTATCGACTGACCACCGCCGAAGATGTCGGCAACGACCCCGAGGACACCCGCGTGTCGTCGATGGCCGCCAAGGAGGCCGCCGCCCTCGACGAAGACCGCCCACCCGAACCGGATCTGGCCATCGACACCGACCTGCCCGACGAACTCGACGCGCTACCCGGTCGGGAGGGGTCCCGGTGA
- a CDS encoding Na+/H+ antiporter subunit D has protein sequence MSLSSVLTPLPVLIPTIAAALTLFAGRRPVLQRVIAQLALVAVVVVCAALVYLTDRDGTLALHVGGWGQSVPGMGPLGITLVVDRLSALMLMVSSIVLLAVVAYAIGQGIRDGDGRQPVSIFLPTYLVLSAGVCTAFLAGDLFNLYVGFEVLLSASFVLLTIGASAERVRAGISYVMVSMVSSLIFLLGIGLVYAATGTLNMAELAVRLDDVSEGTRMALFAVLMVAFGIKAAVFPLSTWLPDSYPTAPAPVTAVFAGLLTKVGVYAIIRAHSLLFPGGGLDQVLLWAALLTMVVGVLGAIAQSDIKRLLSFTLVSHIGYMVFGIALSNDIGMAGAIYYVAHHIVVQTTLFLVVGLIERQAGASTMTRLGGLAAASPLLAFVFVVPALNLGGIPPFSGFIGKVALLEAGAANGTPLAWALVAGGVVTSLLTLYVVARVWTKAFWRSREDAPEGHLSSTAPAALLDDTAESDDIQFVDRDHVGRMPAGMLVPTGLLIAVGLALTVAAGPIFAYSGRAADEVIQRDNYITAVVGERP, from the coding sequence GTGAGTCTCAGCTCGGTGCTCACGCCCCTACCGGTGCTCATCCCGACGATCGCCGCCGCGCTGACGCTGTTCGCGGGCCGCCGCCCGGTGTTGCAGCGGGTGATCGCCCAACTGGCGCTGGTCGCCGTCGTGGTGGTGTGCGCTGCGCTGGTCTACCTGACCGACCGTGACGGAACGCTGGCGCTACACGTCGGCGGCTGGGGTCAGAGCGTTCCCGGTATGGGCCCGCTCGGCATCACCCTGGTGGTCGACCGGTTGTCGGCGCTGATGCTGATGGTGTCGTCGATCGTGCTGCTGGCGGTGGTCGCGTACGCCATCGGGCAGGGCATCCGCGACGGCGACGGCCGTCAGCCGGTGTCGATCTTCCTGCCCACCTATCTGGTGCTGTCGGCGGGTGTGTGCACCGCCTTCCTCGCGGGTGACCTGTTCAACCTGTACGTCGGGTTCGAGGTTCTGCTGTCCGCGAGCTTCGTGCTGCTCACCATCGGTGCGAGCGCCGAACGTGTCCGCGCCGGTATCTCGTACGTGATGGTGTCGATGGTGTCGTCACTGATCTTCCTGCTCGGCATCGGACTCGTGTACGCCGCGACCGGCACGCTGAACATGGCCGAACTGGCCGTACGCCTCGACGACGTCTCCGAGGGGACGCGGATGGCGTTGTTCGCCGTGCTGATGGTCGCGTTCGGCATCAAGGCCGCGGTGTTCCCGCTGTCGACCTGGCTGCCCGACTCCTACCCCACGGCACCGGCGCCGGTGACGGCCGTGTTCGCCGGCCTGCTGACGAAAGTCGGTGTCTACGCGATCATCCGGGCACACTCGCTGCTGTTCCCCGGCGGCGGGCTGGACCAGGTGCTGCTGTGGGCGGCGCTGCTCACGATGGTGGTCGGCGTCCTCGGCGCCATCGCGCAGAGCGACATCAAGCGACTGCTGTCGTTCACCCTCGTCAGCCATATCGGGTACATGGTGTTCGGCATCGCGCTGTCGAACGACATCGGGATGGCCGGTGCCATCTACTACGTGGCGCACCACATCGTCGTGCAGACCACCCTGTTCCTGGTCGTGGGTCTGATCGAGCGCCAGGCCGGGGCATCGACGATGACCCGCCTCGGCGGACTCGCCGCCGCGAGCCCGTTGCTCGCCTTCGTCTTCGTCGTCCCGGCGCTGAATCTCGGTGGGATACCGCCGTTCTCCGGGTTCATCGGCAAGGTGGCGCTGCTCGAAGCCGGCGCGGCCAACGGAACGCCGCTGGCCTGGGCGCTGGTGGCCGGCGGGGTGGTGACGAGCCTGCTGACGCTGTACGTGGTGGCGCGGGTGTGGACGAAAGCGTTCTGGCGCTCGCGCGAAGACGCACCGGAGGGGCACCTGTCCTCCACCGCGCCCGCCGCACTGCTGGACGACACCGCGGAGTCCGACGACATCCAGTTCGTGGACCGTGATCACGTCGGCCGCATGCCCGCAGGCATGCTGGTGCCGACGGGTCTGCTGATCGCCGTCGGCCTGGCGCTGACCGTGGCGGCCGGACCGATCTTCGCCTACAGCGGCCGGGCCGCCGACGAGGTGATCCAGCGCGACAACTACATCACCGCGGTGGTGGGTGAGCGGCCATGA
- a CDS encoding Na+/H+ antiporter subunit E, whose translation MKVIEGTRWSPRRLALRAWVLCWLTLVWVLLWGTLSAANVVSGLAVALMITLLLPLPPVPVEGRVHLLSLLRLVATVAYYLVVSSVQVAWLAVKPGPPPLTAVLRAHFAVKSDLVLALAVNIVNLTPGTIALEIDQTRRVVYVHVIDVGSDRALSRFYRQIGQFERLLIAAFERESDWRPSTEKEADPE comes from the coding sequence ATGAAGGTGATCGAAGGGACCAGGTGGTCACCGCGCCGACTGGCACTGCGCGCGTGGGTGCTGTGCTGGCTGACGTTGGTGTGGGTCCTGTTGTGGGGCACGCTGTCCGCGGCCAACGTCGTCAGCGGCCTGGCCGTCGCGCTGATGATCACACTGCTGCTGCCGCTGCCGCCGGTACCCGTGGAGGGCCGGGTCCACCTGCTGTCACTGCTGCGCCTGGTCGCCACCGTGGCGTACTACCTCGTGGTGTCGTCCGTGCAGGTGGCGTGGCTGGCCGTCAAACCGGGTCCGCCGCCGCTGACCGCGGTGCTGCGCGCGCATTTCGCAGTGAAATCGGATCTGGTGCTCGCCCTCGCGGTGAACATCGTGAACCTGACGCCGGGCACCATCGCGCTCGAGATCGACCAGACCAGGCGCGTGGTCTACGTCCACGTCATCGATGTCGGCTCCGACCGTGCGTTGAGTCGCTTCTACCGCCAGATCGGACAGTTCGAGCGGTTGCTGATCGCGGCATTCGAACGGGAGTCGGACTGGCGGCCATCGACGGAGAAGGAGGCGGATCCCGAATGA
- a CDS encoding monovalent cation/H+ antiporter complex subunit F yields MNTVWIIAGVMLSTAAAATMFRLLAGPSTLDRLVALDTLVAVTMCAIGTWAAFSLNTTVTYSLTALALISFVGSVSVARFRVPDVQRPDRTRRIS; encoded by the coding sequence ATGAATACCGTATGGATCATCGCGGGTGTGATGCTGAGCACCGCCGCAGCCGCGACGATGTTCCGGCTGTTGGCCGGGCCGAGCACACTGGACCGGCTCGTCGCGCTCGACACCCTCGTCGCCGTCACGATGTGCGCGATCGGCACGTGGGCGGCCTTCAGCCTGAACACGACGGTCACCTACAGCCTGACCGCCCTGGCCTTGATCAGCTTCGTCGGCTCGGTCAGCGTCGCGCGCTTTCGCGTCCCCGACGTGCAAAGGCCCGACAGGACACGGAGGATCTCGTGA
- the mnhG gene encoding monovalent cation/H(+) antiporter subunit G, whose amino-acid sequence MNAFDIVASVLVLGGSTLALTAAIGVVRFPDTLSRMHAATKPQVLGLLLVLAGAAIRLRGNIDVGMLILAGLFTIITAPVIANRVGQLAYHEQNIRDDLLTRDEMLEVAAEGEHRRHDDS is encoded by the coding sequence GTGAACGCCTTCGACATCGTTGCCAGCGTTCTCGTGCTCGGCGGTTCGACGCTGGCGCTGACCGCCGCCATCGGCGTGGTCCGATTCCCGGACACCCTCTCCCGGATGCACGCCGCAACCAAGCCTCAGGTGCTCGGTCTGCTCCTGGTACTCGCGGGTGCGGCGATCCGCTTGCGCGGCAACATCGATGTCGGGATGCTGATCCTCGCCGGACTCTTCACCATCATCACCGCACCGGTGATCGCCAACCGCGTCGGTCAACTCGCCTACCACGAGCAGAACATCCGTGACGACCTGTTGACCAGGGACGAAATGCTTGAAGTCGCCGCGGAAGGGGAACACCGCCGCCATGACGACTCCTGA
- a CDS encoding SAM-dependent methyltransferase encodes MTTPDGIVSALAVALARQSESHADCPLFNDPYAQVFIDAALSRGCQLPSDETSERINGIANYASSRTKWFDEYFIAAGAHGLEQMVIVAAGLDARAWRLPWVAGTTLFEIDHPGVLKFKNEALHEHGESPSVSRYVPVPADLSDGWSERLRDAGFDVSEPTAWAVEGLLPYVADGPHLLFDRIHEISPAGSRLAVEAVGTGVADWLSTQGWQVTVIGAQELMTRYGRCGDHSDTDAGMDTVFVNATRDR; translated from the coding sequence ATGACGACTCCTGACGGCATCGTGAGCGCGCTCGCCGTCGCGCTGGCCAGACAGAGTGAGTCGCACGCCGACTGTCCGCTGTTCAACGACCCGTACGCACAGGTGTTCATCGACGCCGCTCTGAGCCGGGGTTGCCAGCTCCCGTCGGATGAGACGTCCGAACGGATCAACGGCATCGCGAATTACGCCTCGTCGCGCACCAAATGGTTCGACGAGTACTTCATCGCCGCGGGCGCGCACGGGCTCGAGCAGATGGTGATCGTCGCGGCGGGACTCGATGCGCGGGCGTGGCGGTTGCCCTGGGTCGCGGGGACCACCCTCTTCGAGATCGACCACCCCGGGGTCCTGAAGTTCAAGAACGAGGCCCTGCACGAGCACGGCGAGAGCCCTTCGGTGTCCCGTTATGTGCCGGTTCCGGCCGACCTGTCCGATGGATGGTCAGAACGGTTGCGCGACGCGGGATTCGACGTCTCCGAACCGACCGCGTGGGCGGTCGAGGGGCTGCTCCCGTACGTCGCGGACGGCCCGCATCTGTTGTTCGACCGAATCCACGAGATCAGTCCGGCCGGGAGCCGATTGGCCGTCGAGGCTGTCGGGACGGGAGTGGCCGACTGGTTGTCCACGCAGGGCTGGCAGGTCACCGTGATCGGGGCGCAGGAATTGATGACCCGCTACGGGCGATGCGGTGATCACAGCGACACCGACGCTGGCATGGACACGGTGTTCGTCAACGCCACACGGGACCGCTGA